The DNA window AGAAGCTATATTAACCTTAAAAGAGCAATAGAATTTTGAATTGTTTAATTTCTTTAATAAACTTGTCAATTTTTGACTTAAAATATAATTGTTAGGAGCTAAAATATGATTATAAAGAATGCAAAAATAGTAGTTGAAAATAAAATTATTGAAAATGGTTGATTAGAAATAGAAAATAAATTTATTAAATCAATTAATGAGGGTAAAACTAATCTTGAAGGAATCGATTTAGAGGGAAATTGATTATTACCGGGTTTTATTGATTGTCACGTTCATGGTGGTTATGGTTATGATTTTGAAAATGGAACTATTAGTGCTTTTGAAAACTTTTCAAAAAATGTTTCAAAAGAGGGTATAACAAGTTATGTTCAAGCAAGTGTTACTAATTCAAAAGAAAATAACATTAAATATTTAAAAGAATTTAGTACATTTATTGAAAATCAAAATTCAGGTTCAAAATGTTTAGGAATACATATGGAAGGACCGTTTATTTCAAAAGAAAAAAAAGGTGCACATGAAGTTTCTTTATTAACAAATCCAGACATTGCTTATTTAAAAGAATTGGTTAAAGCATCAAAAGATAATGTTAGAATTGTGACCTATGCAGCAGATTTACAAGATGGTAGTTTTACAAAGTATTTATTAGAAAATAATATTTTACCAAGTGTTGGTCATACAAATATGAGCTTTGCACAGTGTGAAAGAGATTATCAGATTGGTTTTAGACATGTCACACATTTATTTAATGGAATGAGTGGCGTTAGTCAATATGAACCAGGATTAGCAACTTTCAGTTTATATAAAGATGATATTTTATGTGAAGTAATTACTGATGGAATTCATATTGAAAAAGATACTTTAAAGTTAATTTATAAAATTAAAGGAGCAGACAATATTTGTATTATAACTGATGCTATGAATGCCAAAGGATTAGATGATGGTGAATATAAATTAGGAAATTTGGAAGTTATTAAAAAGGGAATGAAAGTCTTTTTAAAAGAGAGTGGTGTTTTAGCAGGAGCTGGAGCAACGTATGATTTTAATGTTAGAGTTATGTTAGAAGCAAATCCCGAAATTAAAATGACAGATTTAATTAAAATGACATCAATAAATATTGCAAAGCAATTAAAAATATTTGATAAACGTGGAAGTATAGAAAAAAATAAATTTGCAGATTTAGTTGTTCTAAATAAAAATTTAGAAGTTTTAAAAACATTTGTAGAAGGTGAAAGGGTTTATGAAAAATAAAGTTAATCCAAGAAGTTTTACATTGATAAAATTCTTATTAACTTTAGGATTAATTTTTAATTATTCAATTTCACTGATATCATTTATTAATGTTTTTAAAGGTAATGGACAAAGTTTAATAATAGAGTCAAAAACATATATTGCAGTTCAAATTTTATTATTGATATCATCAATTTCAAGTTTATTAATTTTCTTTTTTGTTAGAAAAAATGTTCATAAAAAATTAAATTATAAATATATTAAAAGAGAAAAAATTCAAATACTATTATGTTTAATTTTTATTTCAATTATTTTTGTCTTATCAATTATTGATATTCTAACTTTTCTTTTTATTTTTAAAAATATTTATGTAATGGTTATAATATTTTTAATTATTCAATTAATTTTAGGAGTTATTATTTCAATCTTAGAAAGTTTTTCAAGATTATCAGAACAAGTAATTGCCAATAAATTATGATTTGAAGAAGAGGAAGAAGAAATAAAACTTAAAGAAAATAATAAAAAAGTAAAAGTAATAGAAAAAAAAGATGGAGATTTTAATCCATTTATGCAGGAGGAAGAGCATGATTAAATTTGGAACGATAGGGACTTCAAAAATTACACAGCAATTTATAACAGCTGCTGTAAAAAATCCAAATTGTAAAGTTGTATGTTGTTATTCTAGAGATAAAACTAAGGCAAAAGATTTTATTCGTGATCACAAATTATATGCAAAAGCAGTTGATAATTTTGATCAAATGTTAGATGAAGTTGATGCAGTTTATATTGCTTCACCAAATGGTTTGCACTATGAACAAGCCAAGTATTTTTTAACACAACAAAAACATGTTTTACTTGAAAAACCATTAACTTTATCATTTCAACAAGCTCTTGAAATATCACAAATTGCAAAGAGAAATAATGTTTTTTTAATGGAAGCTTACAAAACATTTCACTGCCCACAAATTTCTCATCTATTTAAATTTGTTAAAAGCTATCAACCATTTATTGCTAATTTAAATTTGAATCGCTATTCTTCAAGAATGGCTCAAGTAAAAATGGGGCAATATGATTCAGTTTTTGATGCAAAACTTGGTAAGGGTTCTACATATGATATGTTGATTTATCCAGTTGAATTAAGTATTGCCTTATTTGGACCTGTAACTGAAGTTAAATCAATGGGTCAAAGGCTTGCAAATGGAAGTGGAATGAATGATTGTGTTATTTTAAAACACGACAGTGATGTATTAACAAATATTGTTTGTAGTAAAGCCAGTAGGGGAGTTATTGAAAATGAATTGCTTTCAGATATTGCAACTTTAACTTTCAAAAATGTTATACAATTAGAAGAAATTAATTTATATAAAACAAATTCTAATGATGTTGAAGTAATTCATAAAACTGAAAATGATAAAGATTTATTTGAATATGAAATTGCAGTTTTTTTGAAAATGATAGCTGAAAATGATTTTAGTTTAAGAGATTATCTATTAGATATTAGTTGTGAAACAGTTAGAGTACTAAATCTTGTAGAGAGTAATCAAGAAAAACCAGGAGAAATTT is part of the Spiroplasma cantharicola genome and encodes:
- the nagA gene encoding N-acetylglucosamine-6-phosphate deacetylase, with amino-acid sequence MIIKNAKIVVENKIIENGWLEIENKFIKSINEGKTNLEGIDLEGNWLLPGFIDCHVHGGYGYDFENGTISAFENFSKNVSKEGITSYVQASVTNSKENNIKYLKEFSTFIENQNSGSKCLGIHMEGPFISKEKKGAHEVSLLTNPDIAYLKELVKASKDNVRIVTYAADLQDGSFTKYLLENNILPSVGHTNMSFAQCERDYQIGFRHVTHLFNGMSGVSQYEPGLATFSLYKDDILCEVITDGIHIEKDTLKLIYKIKGADNICIITDAMNAKGLDDGEYKLGNLEVIKKGMKVFLKESGVLAGAGATYDFNVRVMLEANPEIKMTDLIKMTSINIAKQLKIFDKRGSIEKNKFADLVVLNKNLEVLKTFVEGERVYEK
- a CDS encoding Gfo/Idh/MocA family protein, encoding MIKFGTIGTSKITQQFITAAVKNPNCKVVCCYSRDKTKAKDFIRDHKLYAKAVDNFDQMLDEVDAVYIASPNGLHYEQAKYFLTQQKHVLLEKPLTLSFQQALEISQIAKRNNVFLMEAYKTFHCPQISHLFKFVKSYQPFIANLNLNRYSSRMAQVKMGQYDSVFDAKLGKGSTYDMLIYPVELSIALFGPVTEVKSMGQRLANGSGMNDCVILKHDSDVLTNIVCSKASRGVIENELLSDIATLTFKNVIQLEEINLYKTNSNDVEVIHKTENDKDLFEYEIAVFLKMIAENDFSLRDYLLDISCETVRVLNLVESNQEKPGEI